In one Juglans regia cultivar Chandler chromosome 11, Walnut 2.0, whole genome shotgun sequence genomic region, the following are encoded:
- the LOC108981490 gene encoding monosaccharide-sensing protein 2-like: MSQVVLVTIAAAIGNLLQGWDNSTIAGAILYIKKEFNLESEPTMEGLVLAMSIIGGTIITTFAGPVSDLFGRRPMLIISSVLYFISGLVMLWAPNVYVLLLARLLDGFGIGLAVTLVPIYISETAPPEIRGQLNTVPQFAGSGGMFFSYCLVFGMSLMDSPSWRLMLGILSIPSLVYLALTLIYLPESPRWLVSKGRMTEAEQVLQRLRGRDDVTGELALLVEGLGVMAATSIEEYIIEPTDEQIDTQETAAGKDQIIDEGLSCVAKPITRHSSLGMVSRHGSLANQSIPLMDPLVPLFNSVHEKLPNSGSMHFSNTGNIFNLGEHHGKTDQCWDEESHMDEGYTSDAALINSDDDLQSPLLSRQMTGMDKDMAPSTSHGSHLSVGRNGSHVLGNEAVSHADIGGGWQLVWKWSEKVGEDGKREGGFQRIYLNQEAALGSRHGSLLSVPAGAMPEDGELLQAATFVSQPALCLKALMSRHSIGPATVYPSETVANGQTWRHLLEPGVKRALCVGLGLQILQQISGINGVLYYGPQILEKAGVSVLLSNMGISSASASLLISALTTFFMLPCIALAMNLMDIAGRRSLLLYTIPILILSLIALVFSSVVNMGSVVNATVSTIGVVVYTSIFVMAFGVIPNILCSEIFPTRVRGLCIAICALAYWIGNIVVTYSTPLLLTSIGLAGLFGIYVIGCIISWIFVFLKVPETKGMPLEVICEFFAVGVTQAADSKDN, translated from the exons atgagtcAAGTTGTGCTTGTAACGATTGCCGCCGCAATTGGGAATCTGTTGCAAGGATGGGATAATTCAACCATTGCAg GGGCTATTCTTTACATAAAGAAGGAATTTAATTTGGAGTCCGAACCCACAATGGAAGGCCTAGTTTTAGCAATGTCAATCATCGGGGGAacaatcattacaacatttgcGGGACCGGTGTCAGATTTGTTTGGACGACGACCTATGCTGATAATCTCATCAGTTCTATATTTTATCAGTGGTCTGGTAATGCTGTGGGCTCCCAATGTCTACGTTCTTCTTTTGGCAAGGCTCTTAGATGGTTTCGGAATTGGCCTTGCTGTCACTCTTGTTCCCATTTACATATCTGAGACAGCCCCTCCTGAAATCAGGGGACAATTGAATACAGTTCCTCAGTTCGCTGGTTCTGGGGGAATGTTCTTTTCATACTGCTTGGTGTTTGGAATGTCCCTGATGGACTCGCCAAGTTGGAGATTGATGCTTGGTATTCTTTCTATTCCCTCCCTGGTTTATCTGGCTTTAACACTAATCTACCTGCCTGAGTCTCCACGCTGGCTTGTCAGTAAAGGGCGGATGACTGAGGCTGAACAGGTTTTGCAAAGACTACGTGGCAGGGATGATGTCACAG GCGAATTGGCTTTGCTGGTTGAGGGTCTTGGCGTCATGGCTGCAACATCCATAGAAGAGTACATAATTGAGCCAACAGATGAGCAAATTGATACTCAGGAAACAGCAGCCGGGAAAGATCAAATTATCGATGAGGGTCTCTCATGTGTTGCTAAACCTATTACTAGGCACAGTTCTCTTGGCATGGTGTCCCGTCATGGAAGCTTGGCCAATCAAAGCATCCCTCTTATGGATCCTCTTGTGCCTCTCTTTAATAGTGTCCATGAGAAGCTCCCTAACTCGGGAAGCATGCACTTTTCAAACACAGGCAACATATTCAACTTGGGAGAACATCATGGTAAAACTGATCAATGTTGGGATGAGGAGAGTCACATGGATGAAGGCTACACATCTGATGCTGCCTTGATCAATTCTGATGATGATTTGCAAAGCCCATTACTCTCACGTCAAATGACTGGTATGGATAAAGACATGGCGCCTTCTACATCCCATGGCAGCCACTTAAGTGTAGGACGTAATGGTAGCCACGTGCTAGGAAATGAAGCGGTCAGTCATGCAGATATTGGTGGCGGTTGGCAATTGGTGTGGAAATGGTCTGAGAAAGTGGGTGAAGATGGGAAAAGGGAAGGAGGATTTCAAAGAATCTATTTGAACCAAGAGGCTGCCCTTGGATCTCGGCATGGGTCCCTCCTTTCTGTTCCTGCTGGTGCAATGCCTGAAGATGGGGAACTTTTGCAGGCTGCTACTTTCGTTAGCCAGCCAGCTCTTTGTTTAAAGGCTTTGATGAGTCGGCATTCAATTGGACCAGCAACAGTTTACCCATCGGAGACTGTTGCTAATGGGCAAACTTGGCGTCATCTTCTCGAACCAGGAGTTAAGCGTGCATTGTGTGTTGGGCTGGGACTTCAGATTCTTCAGcag ATTTCTGGCATAAATGGGGTTCTGTACTATGGTCCTCAGATTCTAGAGAAAGCAGGTGTTTCAGTTCTTCTGTCAAATATGGGCATTAGTTCAGCCTCTGCATCTCTCCTCATTAGTGCTCTTACGACGTTTTTTATGCTTCCTTGCATAGCTCTTGCAATGAACCTAATGGATATCGCTGGTAGAAG GTCGCTGCTACTCTACACAATACCTATCCTAATATTGTCGCTCATTGCACTAGTGTTTAGCAGCGTAGTCAATATGGGGTCCGTTGTTAACGCAACAGTATCCACCATTGGCGTAGTGGTCTACACCTCCATCTTTGTCATGGCTTTTGGGGTAATTCCTAACATCCTTTGCTCAGAGATCTTTCCGACTCGTGTTCGTGGCCTCTGCATAGCTATCTGTGCCCTCGCGTATTGGATTGGAAATATCGTTGTCACTTACTCAACTCCTCTGTTGCTCACCTCCATAGGCCTTGCTGGTCTCTTTGGTATCTACGTTATTGGATGCATCATTTCATGgatatttgttttcttgaagGTTCCTGAAACCAAGGGCATGCCTCTAGAAGTCATATGTGAGTTCTTTGCTGTGGGTGTAACGCAGGCTGCTGATAGTAAGGATAATTGA